The following proteins are encoded in a genomic region of Saccharopolyspora antimicrobica:
- a CDS encoding TetR/AcrR family transcriptional regulator, protein MPEQSACAFCGRALEPAERGRPRHYCSRSCQARAYRARRSEASDGGDSAPHLTVERIVRAGIDVADAEGLAALSMRRVATDLGASTMALYRHVASKDDLVALMVEAAMADVPLPDTPPRNWRHGLERAAYRDWELYHRHPWILSRVLVTTRAHFSPALAADSESAFSSFDELGLEPADAFRYMFMFASYVQGVALTYVSDLEAERQAGQRTTNVPDDERDRLFEPGAYPRLGPAMRAGADPWDLDALFASGLAGVLDGIAVDLARRGVEA, encoded by the coding sequence ATGCCGGAGCAGTCGGCCTGTGCGTTCTGCGGAAGGGCGCTGGAACCCGCAGAACGGGGACGGCCGCGGCACTACTGCTCCCGCTCCTGCCAGGCGAGGGCCTACCGGGCGCGCAGGTCGGAGGCGTCGGACGGCGGCGACAGCGCGCCCCACCTCACCGTCGAGCGCATCGTGCGTGCCGGTATCGACGTCGCAGACGCGGAGGGGCTTGCTGCGCTGTCGATGCGCAGGGTCGCCACCGACCTCGGAGCGAGCACCATGGCCCTGTACCGGCACGTGGCCTCCAAGGACGATCTGGTGGCCTTGATGGTGGAGGCCGCGATGGCCGACGTCCCGCTGCCCGACACCCCGCCGCGAAACTGGCGGCACGGCCTCGAACGAGCCGCCTATCGCGACTGGGAGCTGTACCACCGCCACCCGTGGATCCTGTCGAGGGTCCTGGTGACGACCCGCGCGCACTTCAGCCCGGCACTCGCGGCGGACAGCGAGAGCGCCTTCTCATCCTTCGACGAACTCGGCCTCGAACCTGCCGACGCCTTCCGGTACATGTTCATGTTCGCCTCCTACGTGCAGGGCGTGGCGCTGACCTACGTCAGCGACCTGGAGGCAGAACGACAGGCGGGACAGCGGACGACGAACGTCCCGGACGACGAACGCGATCGGCTCTTCGAGCCCGGCGCGTACCCGCGGCTCGGCCCCGCGATGCGCGCGGGCGCCGACCCCTGGGACCTCGACGCGCTGTTCGCCTCGGGCCTCGCCGGTGTCCTGGACGGCATCGCGGTCGACCTCGCACGGCGAGGCGTCGAGGCCTGA